A single region of the Brassica rapa cultivar Chiifu-401-42 chromosome A03, CAAS_Brap_v3.01, whole genome shotgun sequence genome encodes:
- the LOC103858390 gene encoding tetraspanin-8, producing MVRCSNNLVGILNFIVFLLSIPILAGGIWLSQNGSTECEGFLDKPVIALGVFLMVVAIVGLIGSCCRVTWLLWTYLFVMFLLILLVFSITVFAFVVTNKGAGEKVSGRGYKEYRLGDYSNWLQKRVNSDKNWNKIRSCLADSKVCSKLEDKLVGVPVKNFYNEHLTALQSGCCKPSEQCQFTYVSATNWTKTAGTQPNPDCQSWDNAPNKLCFDCQSCKAGLLDNVKSAWKKVAVVNIIFLVFLIIVYSVGCCALRNNKRDGSYGYGYKP from the exons ATGGTTCGCTGTAGCAACAACCTCGTTGGCATACTCAACTTCATCGTCTTCCTCCTCTCTATCCCCATCTTAGCTGGAGGAATCTGGCTTAGCCAAAACGGCTCAACGGAGTGTGAGGGTTTCCTCGACAAACCCGTGATCGCTCTCGGAGTTTTCCTCATGGTTGTAGCGATCGTTGGTTTGATCGGTTCCTGTTGCAGAGTCACATGGCTTCTCTGGACTTACCTCTTTGTCATGTTCCTCTTGATTCTCCTCGTCTTCTCCATAACTGTTTTCGCCTTTGTTGTGACTAACAAGGGCGCAGGAGAGAAGGTTTCTGGGAGAGGGTATAAAGAGTATAGACTTGGAGATTACTCTAACTGGTTGCAGAAACGTGTGAACAGTGACAAGAACTGGAATAAGATTAGGAGTTGTCTCGCTGACAGCAAGGTTTGTTCTAAGCTTGAAGATAAACTTGTTGGTGTTCCTGTCAAAAACTTCTACAACGAACATCTTACTGCCCTTCAG TCTGGTTGCTGCAAACCCTCAGAGCAATGCCAATTCACGTACGTAAGTGCCACAAACTGGACCAAGACGGCCGGAACACAACCAAATCCAGACTGCCAAAGCTGGGACAACGCACCAAACAAGCTCTGCTTCGATTGCCAATCTTGCAAGGCGGGTCTTCTCGACAACGTCAAGAGCGCATGGAAGAAAGTTGCAGTAGTCAACATCATCTTCCTTGTCTTCCTTATCATTGTCTACTCTGTTGGCTGCTGTGCTTTAAGGAACAACAAGAGAGATGGCAGTTATGGCTATGGATATAAGCCTTGA
- the LOC103858391 gene encoding cytochrome P450 81D11, producing MEYLLLILSFLIFFIFSLKHLVGRWKCKFNLPPTPAWSLPVIGHLHLLKPPLHQILHSLSQSLGGAPIFRLRLGNRVAFVVSSLSLAEECFTKNDIALADRPKFTFGRLVEYNCTTMATTSYGDHWRNLRRIGAIEIFSSHRLDSFLSIRKDEIRHLILCLSKNSLHVFAKVELRSLFGNFNINNILRMIAGKRFYGDEAEQGDEAKRVRQLLDEAVSSAGVGHASDYVPFLRWFTSYEKGVKKLAVRVDEFLQGLLDDKRAQKEKGNTMIDHLLSLQETEPDYYTDVTVKGLVVVMIFAGNVTLTRTLEWAMLNLLNHPEVLKKAKTEIDTKIGLDRLIDEPDAKNLPYLQCIISEIFRLYPAAPLLAPHRATEDCIIGGYDFPRGTTLIANVWAIHRDPNIWEEPEKFKPERFERKGGDQTLMPFGMGRRACPGSGLAQRVVNLALGSMIQCFDWERIGEEFVDISEATTMRPATPLLAMCRARPLVHKILNAPFET from the exons ATGGAATATCTTTTGCTAATCTTGTCttttctcatcttcttcatcttctctcttaAGCATTTAGTTGGTAGATGGAAGTGCAAGTTTAACTTACCTCCAACTCCGGCATGGTCGCTGCCGGTAATTGGACACCTTCACCTCCTCAAACCGCCGCTCCACCAAATATTACACTCTCTTTCTCAATCTCTCGGCGGGGCTCCTATATTTCGCCTCCGCCTGGGCAACCGTGTTGCGTTTGTCGTCTCCTCCCTCTCCCTTGCTGAAGAATGTTTTACCAAGAACGACATCGCTTTGGCTGACCGACCAAAGTTCACTTTCGGGAGACTCGTTGAGTACAACTGCACCACTATGGCCACTACATCTTACGGTGATCACTGGCGGAATCTGCGTCGTATAGGCGCAATAGAGATCTTCTCGTCCCATAGACTTGATAGCTTCTTATCCATCCGTAAGGATGAGATTCGACACTTGATATTGTGTCTCTCCAAGAACTCTTTGCAT gTGTTCGCAAAGGTGGAGCTGAGATCATTGTTTGGGAACTTCAACATCAACAATATTCTCAGGATGATAGCAGGAAAACGATTTTATGGAGACGAAGCTGAGCAAGGTGATGAAGCAAAACGCGTGAGGCAGTTGCTTGACGAAGCAGTATCCAGTGCTGGTGTAGGTCACGCTTCTGACTATGTTCCGTTCCTGCGTTGGTTTACTAGTTATGAGAAAGGTGTCAAGAAGTTGGCGGTCCGGGTCGATGAGTTTCTCCAAGGACTATTGGATGACAAACGTGCGCAAAAAGAAAAGGGTAACACTATGATTGATCACTTGCTTTCTCTCCAGGAAACTGAACCTGATTATTATACGGATGTCACCGTCAAAGGACTCGTAGTG gTTATGATATTCGCTGGAAATGTGACACTAACAAGAACGTTAGAATGGGCGATGTTGAATTTGTTGAACCATCCAGAAGTTTTGAAAAAAGCCAAGACTGAAATCGATACCAAAATTGGTTTAGACCGGTTAATAGATGAACCGGATGCTAAAAATCTCCCTTACCTCCAATGTATCATATCAGAGATTTTTCGGCTTTACCCGGCGGCTCCATTGCTTGCTCCACATAGGGCGACTGAGGATTGTATTATTGGAGGCTACGACTTCCCTCGTGGCACAACTTTAATCGCTAACGTATGGGCCATTCACCGAGACCCGAATATATGGGAAGAGCCGGAAAAGTTCAAGCCAGAGAGGTTCGAGAGGAAAGGGGGAGATCAAACGTTAATGCCATTTGGGATGGGACGACGAGCTTGTCCCGGGTCCGGTCTAGCTCAGCGGGTAGTGAATTTGGCTCTGGGATCGATGATTCAATGTTTTGATTGGGAGAGAATTGGAGAAGAATTTGTTGACATTAGTGAAGCAACCACAATGCGTCCAGCTACACCTTTGCTAGCCATGTGTAGAGCTCGTCCGTTAGTTCATAAGATTCTCAACGCTCCTTTTGAAACGTAA
- the LOC103858392 gene encoding metal transporter Nramp3: protein MSRSENDRPLLINRIDEEEEERAYDDTEKVHIVRDEDDNERDLEYGVGCGGAPPFSWRKLWLFTGPGFLMSIAFLDPGNLEGDLQAGAVAGYSLLWLLMWATAMGLLVQLLSARLGVATGRHLAELCREEYPTWAGMVLWVMAELALIGSDIQEVIGSAIAIKILTNGLLPLWAGVIITALDCFVFLFLENYGIRKLEAVFAVLIGTMAVAFAWMFGQAKPSGSELLVGILVPKLSSRTIQKAVGVVGCIIMPHNVFLHSALVQSREVNKRQKYRVQEAINYYTIESTIALIVSFMINLFVTTVFAKGFYNTDLADSIGLVNAGQYLQDKYGGGLFPILYIWGIGLLAAGQSSTITGTYAGQFIMGGFLNFKMKKWLRALITRSCAIIPTIIVALVFDSSEATLDVLNEWLNVLQSIQIPFALIPLLCLVSKEQIMGSFKIGPFYQTIAWLVAALVIMINGYLLLEFFSSEVSGVIYTGFVTVFTASYGAFIVYLIARGINFTPWRFKAES from the exons ATGTCACGATCCGAGAACGATCGCCCACTTCTAATCAATAGGATtgacgaagaggaagaagagagggCCTACGACGATACGGAGAAAGTTCACATCGTCAGAGACGAAGACGACAACGAAAGGGATCTCGAGTACGGCGTAGGATGCGGCGGCGCACCGCCGTTTTCATGGAGGAAGTTATGGCTGTTCACCGGACCAGGGTTCTTGATGAGCATTGCGTTTCTTGATCCAGGAAACCTCGAAGGAGATCTCCAAGCCGGTGCGGTTGCCGGATACTCGCTTCTATGGTTGCTTATGTGGGCAACGGCGATGGGGCTTCTTGTTCAGCTCTTATCGGCGAGGCTCGGCGTTGCGACGGGGCGTCACTTGGCTGAGCTTTGCCGTGAAGAGTATCCGACTTGGGCGGGTATGGTTCTGTGGGTTATGGCGGAGTTGGCTTTGATTGGATCTGATATTCAAGAAGTCATTGGAAGTGCCATTGCTATCAAGATTCTGACCAATGGGCTTCTGCCTCTCTGGGCTGGTGTCATCATCACTGCTCTCGATTG TTTCGTCTTCTTGTTTCTTGAGAACTACGGAATTAGGAAACTGGAGGCGGTGTTTGCGGTTTTAATAGGAACAATGGCAGTTGCATTCGCTTGGATGTTTGGTCAAGCCAAGCCAAGTGGCTCTGAGCTTCTCGTTG GCATATTGGTACCGAAACTAAGCTCAAGAACGATACAAAAAGCAGTTGGAGTTGTGGGTTGCATTATAATGCCACACAATGTGTTTCTTCACTCAGCTCTCGTTCAATCGAGAGAAGTCAACAAGCGGCAGAAATACCGAGTCCAAGAAGCTATAAACTACTACACAATTGAATCAACGATTGCTCTTATTGTCTCCTTTATGATCAATCTCTTTGTCACAACTGTTTTCGCTAAAGGGTTTTACAACACAGACCTTGCTGATAGCATTGGTCTCGTTAACGCGGGACAGTATCTTCAGGACAAGTATGGAGGCGGGTTGTTCCCAATTCTATACATTTGGGGAATCGGGTTATTAGCTGCTGGACAGAGCAGCACCATTACTGGTACCTACGCGGGACAGTTCATCATGGGGGGTTTTCTTAACTTCAAGATGAAGAAATGGTTGAGAGCTTTGATCACACGTAGCTGCGCAATCATTCCAACTATTATCGTTGCTCTAGTCTTTGATTCATCAGAAGCTACACTTGATGTCTTAAACGAGTGGCTTAACGTGCTTCAATCCATTCAGATCCCTTTTGCGCTCATCCCTCTACTGTGTTTGGTCTCCAAGGAACAGATCATGGGCAGTTTCAAAATCGGTCCTTTCTATCAG ACAATTGCATGGCTAGTTGCTGCGCTTGTGATAATGATAAACGGTTATCTATTGCTTGAGTTCTTCTCATCGGAGGTTAGTGGTGTCATCTATACCGGCTTCGTGACTGTGTTCACGGCTTCGTATGGTGCGTTTATAGTCTATCTGATTGCTCGTGGCATTAATTTCACTCCTTGGCGCTTTAAAGCAGAGTCCTAG
- the LOC103858394 gene encoding uncharacterized protein At2g23090 — protein MGGGNAQKSKMAREKNLEKARQAGKGSQLEANKKAMSIQCKVCMQTFICTTSEVKCREHAEAKHPKADVVACFPHLSK, from the exons ATGGGTGGAGGAAACGCACAGAAATCGAAGATGGCTCGTGAGAAGAACTTGGAGAAGGCAAGGCAGGCCGGAAAAG GCAGCCAACTGGAAGCTAACAAGAAAGCTATGTCCATTCAG TGCAAGGTTTGTATGCAAACATTCATCTGCACAACATCTGAAGTGAAATGCAGGGAGCACGCTGAGGCCAAGCATCCCAAAGCCGATGTTGTCGCTTGCTTCCCTCACCTCAGCAAGTGA
- the LOC103858395 gene encoding growth-regulating factor 1: protein MDLGVRFEGSVSGHENGSPGQTELGSGFGNKQERSGFDGEDFWRSSKLSRTLIDGFSSSSAAAKTLSFHQGIPLLRSTSVDPRRQEQMLSFSPASDKSDVSPYLQYCRNSGYGLGGMMNTNSMHGSLLTGAKGPFSLTQWAELEQQALIYKYITANVPVPSSLLLSLKKSFFPYGSLPPNSFGWGSFHLGFSGGNMDPEPGRCRRTDGKKWRCSRDAVPDQKYCERHINRGRHRSRKPVEGLNGHNTNATAAASAASKAAAATTVVATRGSDNNNSLAAVGTHHHHAIPSMANSDRVQNAQGASVFPATMNLQSKESHQKQSSSPFEFGLISSDSLLNPSHKQASYANSSKGFGSYLDFSNQAKNSNVDSWTEELKSDWTQLSMSIPMAPSSPVQDKLALSPLRLSREFDPAIHMGLGVNTEFLEPVKKANNWIPISWGNNNNSMGGPLGEVLNSTTNSPKFGSSPTGVLQKSTFGSLSNSSSGSSTVLGDNSNKNCDGKDPLGPTTLMNSSAPAPSM from the exons ATGGATCTTGGAGTTCGGTTTGAAGGGTCGGTTTCGGGTCATGAAAACGGGTCTCCAGGTCAAACAGAACTCGGATCTGGTTTCGGAAACAAGCAAGAAAGATCCGGTTTTGACGGTGAAGATTTCTGGAGGAGCTCGAAGCTTTCAAGAACATTAATAGATGGtttctcttcctcctccgcTGCAGCTAAGACTCTGTCGTTTCATCAAGGCATACCTCTCTTGAGATCTACCTCCGTCGATCCTCGCAGGCAAGAACAGATGCTTAGCTTCTCCCCTGCTTCCGACAAATCAGATGTCTCTCCGTATCTTCAGTACTGTAGAAACTCAG GATATGGTTTAGGAGGAATGATGAACACAAACAGCATGCATGGAAGCTTGTTGACAGGAGCTAAAGGACCTTTTTCATTGACTCAATGGGCTGAGCTAGAGCAACAGGCTTTGATCTACAAATACATCACAGCCAATGTCCCTGTGCCATCTAGTTTGCTCCTCTCTCTCAAAAAATCTTTTTTCCCTTATGGATCCTTGCCTCCTAATTCCT TTGGATGGGGCTCTTTTCATCTGGGCTTTTCCGGCGGTAACATGGATCCCGAGCCCGGGAGATGTCGCCGGACAGATGGAAAGAAATGGCGGTGCTCGAGGGATGCTGTTCCCGACCAAAAGTACTGTGAACGACACATTAACAGAGGCCGCCATCGTTCAAGAAAGCCTGTGGAAGGCCTAAATGGCCACAATACTAATGCTACCGCCGCCGCTTCTGCTGCGTCCAAGGCGGCAGCAGCGACTACGGTTGTTGCTACGCGTGGATCAGATAATAACAATAGCCTCGCCGCCGTTGgaactcatcatcatcatgccATTCCTTCTATGGCTAACAG TGACAGAGTTCAAAATGCTCAAGGGGCTTCCGTTTTTCCTGCCACAATGAACTTACAATCGAAGGAATCTCATCAGAAACAAAGCAGTAGCCCTTTCGAGTTCGGTCTCATCTCCTCTGACTCGTTACTTAATCCCTCCCATAAACAAGCCTCCTACGCAAACTCCTCCAAAGGCTTTGGATCGTATCTGGACTTTAGCAACCAAGCAAAGAACTCCAATGTCGATTCCTGGACAGAAGAGCTGAAATCGGATTGGACTCAGCTCTCAATGTCAATCCCCATGGCTCCATCTTCCCCTGTTCAAGATAAGCTTGCTCTCTCTCCTCTAAGGCTGTCGCGTGAGTTTGACCCTGCTATCCACATGGGGTTAGGCGTCAACACTGAGTTTCTTGAGCCTGTGAAAAAGGCAAATAACTGGATACCAATCTCATGGGGTAATAATAATAACTCCATGGGAGGTCCTCTCGGTGAGGTACTAAACAGCACGACTAATAGTCCCAAGTTTGGTTCTTCTCCAACGGGGGTCTTGCAGAAGTCGACGTTTGGTTCTCTTTCTAACAGCAGCTCAGGAAGCAGCACTGTCCTTGGTGATAACAGCAACAAGAACTGCGATGGGAAGGATCCACTTGGCCCGACCACACTGATGAACTCCTCTGCTCCTGCTCCATCTATGTGA